In one Neobacillus sp. CF12 genomic region, the following are encoded:
- a CDS encoding SDR family oxidoreductase, with protein sequence MDLKLSGKKALIVGGSRGIGKAIARQLALEGVDCTICSRNESTLKIAAKELAQETNRNIYPIVADTSDPNSILNLVEQSAAAMGSIDILINSGARVGGQEPEDFYSIKDELIMKDFAEKYMGYFRCIRAVAPYMIENKWGRIINISGLAARIGGNYFSSGPRNASVVHMTKSASLELGKHGINVNAVYPGIVDTETFRDRVTNEEAIRQVESLNSLGRLITAEEIAYVVTFLASPLSASITGDVIPVTGGIGNTVYF encoded by the coding sequence ATGGACTTAAAGTTATCCGGAAAAAAGGCACTTATTGTTGGAGGAAGCCGTGGTATTGGTAAAGCTATTGCCCGCCAGTTGGCTCTAGAAGGTGTAGATTGTACGATTTGTTCAAGAAACGAATCCACTCTAAAGATTGCTGCAAAGGAATTGGCACAAGAAACAAACCGAAATATCTATCCAATTGTGGCAGATACCTCTGATCCTAACTCTATCCTAAATCTAGTTGAACAATCCGCAGCAGCAATGGGAAGTATTGATATATTAATCAACAGCGGTGCCCGCGTTGGCGGCCAGGAGCCAGAGGATTTTTATAGTATTAAAGATGAACTAATTATGAAAGATTTTGCTGAAAAGTACATGGGTTATTTTCGCTGTATCCGAGCTGTTGCACCTTATATGATAGAAAATAAATGGGGCCGTATCATAAATATAAGTGGTCTGGCTGCCAGAATTGGCGGTAATTACTTTAGTTCCGGTCCGCGTAATGCATCTGTTGTCCATATGACGAAATCCGCCTCATTGGAATTAGGAAAGCACGGAATTAACGTTAATGCTGTTTACCCAGGTATTGTCGATACGGAAACGTTTAGAGATCGGGTCACTAATGAGGAAGCTATACGCCAGGTAGAATCACTAAATTCCCTCGGCCGCTTGATAACTGCAGAGGAAATTGCTTATGTCGTTACCTTCCTAGCCTCACCTTTGTCAGCATCGATTACTGGTGATGTTATTCCGGTAACTGGCGGCATTGGAAATACCGTTTATTTCTAA